A stretch of the Aegilops tauschii subsp. strangulata cultivar AL8/78 chromosome 4, Aet v6.0, whole genome shotgun sequence genome encodes the following:
- the LOC109742273 gene encoding protein FAR1-RELATED SEQUENCE 5-like — translation MQNYCRKWQSFQQCRQSTPLHSSTSNTQADETAADTEVNDETDDEAQGDEEDGQSEIMVPQPPYVGQRFDSFEDAKEFYQRYAMFHGFAVNTKYHRKIKKTNEYSRGEMRCYKARRNKKGKGVAPVVPERKRGIIVKTECLVRCKLNVDGARWVVTEYFDEHNHELIKKFDLVKFLSAHRGFSPLEKKFIKLLHDCNVGPSRMVQILSMIHSKNGTLSSMPYIPADVTNLKAKYRRESRLADIEDTIAYFDEKAKADPDFFYEIRLDDEDRVTNMYWVDGDARRDYKHF, via the coding sequence ATGCAGAATTACTGTCGGAAATGGCAGTCGTTCCAGCAATGCCGACAAAGCACACCTTTGCACAGCAGCACAAGCAACACTCAAGCAGATGAAACAGCCGCCGATACTGAAGTGAATGATGAAACTGATGACGAAGCACAAGGGGATGAAGAAGATGGGCAATCAGAAATCATGGTACCTCAGCCACCATATGTTGGGCAGAGATTTGATTCgtttgaagatgccaaggaattCTACCAGAGATATGCAATGTTCCATGGGTTTGCGGTGAACACCAAATACCATAGGAAAATTAAAAAAACTAATGAGTACAGCAGAGGTGAGATGAGGTGCTACAAGGCACGAAGGAACAAGAAGGGTAAAGGTGTTGCGCCTGTCGTGCCGGAACGAAAGAGAGGTATCATTGTCAAGACGGAATGCCTTGTCCGGTGTAAGCTAAACGTAGATGGAGCACGGTGGGTGGTCACTGAATATTTTGACGAGCACAACCACGAACTCATAAAGAAGTTTGACCTGGTAAAATTTCTGAGCGCCCACAGAGGATTCAGCCCCCTCGAGAAGAAATTCATAAAGCTGCTACATGATTGTAATGTCGGTCCATCAAGAATGGTCCAGATACTATCCATGATCCACAGCAAAAATGGAACTCTGAGTAGCATGCCCTACATACCAGCAGACGTCACAAACCTAAAGGCAAAGTACCGTAGAGAGAGTAGGTTGGCTGACATAGAAGACACGATAGCCTACTTCGACGAGAAAGCAAAAGCAGATCCTGATTTCTTCTACGAGATAAGATTGGACGATGAGGACCGTGTCACGAACATGTATTGGGTGGATGGTGATGCAAGAAGAGACTACAAACATTTCTGA